One region of Acidobacteriota bacterium genomic DNA includes:
- a CDS encoding DUF5668 domain-containing protein — protein sequence MQNIENREHQQDGRQSLAGKSEGFGWGIFLLLTGTALLAERVGWFPSDIKWFLPIVLIAWGAAKIFAVFANRD from the coding sequence ATGCAAAACATAGAGAATCGTGAGCATCAACAAGACGGCAGGCAATCTCTGGCTGGCAAGAGTGAAGGTTTTGGCTGGGGCATATTTCTGCTGTTGACCGGGACTGCCTTGCTGGCAGAAAGAGTGGGATGGTTTCCTTCGGACATCAAGTGGTTTTTACCCATTGTGCTCATTGCCTGGGGTGCCGCCAAAATCTTTGCGGTTTTCGCAAATCGAGATTAA
- a CDS encoding ribose-phosphate pyrophosphokinase produces the protein MYSFKIFSGTSVPGLGSSVARTLGVHLSSCTIEKFPDGETWVRLNEPVRGCDVFIIQSTSPPVNERLMELLAFADACRRAAAARIIAVIPYFGYARQDKRSGRREPITASMVADLLQAVGINQVITFDLHTPQVEGFFRIPVDRLTAVPILAGALGSRLQKVAVIVSPDAGRVKMATAYARELDLPVAVLHKQRESGSETKVTHLVGDVRDRPCVIIDDMISTGGTIAESIEALLEAGARPDITIAATHGVFVEGCREKLSPEAVREVLVTDTIQVTQPRWQQLKVVSVAPVLASAIRRFTTDALIYDLH, from the coding sequence ATGTATTCCTTCAAAATTTTTTCCGGGACTTCCGTTCCCGGCTTAGGTTCTTCAGTCGCGCGCACATTAGGCGTACATCTTAGCTCTTGCACCATTGAGAAGTTTCCCGATGGTGAAACCTGGGTCAGGCTTAATGAACCGGTACGCGGCTGTGATGTCTTTATCATTCAATCAACCTCGCCACCGGTGAATGAGCGTTTGATGGAACTGCTCGCTTTTGCTGATGCCTGTCGCCGCGCCGCGGCAGCAAGGATTATAGCCGTCATCCCATATTTCGGTTATGCGCGTCAGGACAAGCGCAGTGGTCGTCGTGAACCGATTACGGCGAGCATGGTAGCCGATTTGTTACAGGCAGTCGGCATCAATCAGGTCATTACCTTCGACCTGCACACGCCGCAGGTCGAAGGATTCTTTCGCATCCCGGTTGATCGCCTGACCGCAGTGCCAATACTGGCAGGCGCGCTTGGTAGTCGGTTGCAGAAGGTAGCGGTCATCGTCTCGCCCGATGCCGGTCGCGTCAAGATGGCGACTGCCTACGCCCGGGAACTGGATTTGCCGGTCGCCGTTTTGCACAAGCAGCGCGAAAGCGGCAGCGAAACTAAAGTGACACACCTTGTGGGTGATGTGCGTGATCGCCCTTGTGTGATTATTGATGACATGATTTCTACCGGCGGCACGATTGCTGAAAGCATCGAGGCATTGCTTGAAGCCGGTGCGCGCCCGGATATAACCATAGCCGCCACGCATGGCGTTTTCGTTGAAGGTTGCCGCGAGAAACTCAGCCCTGAAGCAGTGCGTGAAGTGCTGGTGACCGACACCATTCAGGTCACCCAACCCAGGTGGCAACAACTGAAAGTCGTATCTGTTGCGCCCGTGCTGGCATCAGCAATACGGCGGTTTACCACCGACGCCTTAATCTATGATTTGCACTAG
- a CDS encoding phosphoribosyltransferase has translation MNKKLKDRTEAGRLLAEKLMAYANRQDVVVLALPRGGVPVAYEIARKLNAPLDVFVVRKLGLPGQEELAMGAIASGGVRVLNEEVVKASGVSNQEIAAVEAEEQKELARREQLYRSGRPAPDVSGRTVILVDNGIATGTTILAALAALKKLQPARIVVAAAVAPRSAYEALQAGADEVICLLTPEIFYAISLWYENFAQTTDEEVRLLLDKAIAQKATST, from the coding sequence ATGAACAAAAAATTAAAAGATCGCACGGAAGCCGGTCGTCTGCTTGCTGAAAAATTAATGGCTTATGCCAATCGCCAGGATGTGGTCGTGCTTGCGCTTCCGCGTGGCGGTGTGCCGGTGGCTTATGAAATCGCCAGGAAACTGAATGCCCCATTGGATGTTTTTGTCGTGCGTAAGCTCGGATTGCCCGGTCAGGAAGAGTTGGCAATGGGAGCCATCGCCAGCGGCGGCGTTCGTGTACTTAACGAAGAAGTGGTCAAAGCTAGCGGCGTTTCTAACCAGGAGATTGCGGCGGTCGAGGCTGAAGAGCAAAAGGAATTGGCGCGTAGAGAACAACTCTATCGAAGCGGTCGTCCTGCGCCGGATGTTAGCGGGCGCACAGTGATTTTAGTGGATAATGGAATTGCCACCGGCACCACGATTTTGGCAGCCCTGGCGGCGCTCAAAAAATTGCAACCCGCTCGGATTGTCGTCGCCGCTGCCGTTGCTCCGCGATCTGCTTACGAAGCTTTACAGGCAGGAGCGGATGAAGTTATTTGCCTGCTGACGCCTGAAATCTTTTATGCCATTAGTCTGTGGTATGAAAACTTCGCGCAGACAACCGATGAAGAAGTCCGTCTTCTGCTTGATAAGGCAATTGCGCAAAAGGCAACTTCAACCTGA
- a CDS encoding AMP-binding protein, which yields MRENLLTFLSGYEAMGEKTAFAYRPDLRMVRWSGQRIATTAYQFARELEARSIGKGDHVLFWAENRPELVAAFFGCLLRGVVVVPLDKLSAPDFVARVAQQTQPKLMLYSGNRGNIFDVNIPAIKVNALAAMVALHHPSPYPTRVVNADEIVEIIYTSGTTGEPKGVCLTHRNLLASLMPLEQWADEHRRWVRWVQPLRFLNLLPLSHIFGQLMGLFVPQILQAEVHFLESLNPSEIIETIKHEKISALITIPRLLETLRGKIEREWETQGKTDKYRKLLSTAETRHFLRRWWAFRKVRALFGWRFWAIVSGGATLDKQTERFWRGLGYLLVQGYGMTETASLISYNDPFQTTLGSIGTKLPGVEIKLDDSGEILVRGNNISPGYWRQGVSSLTDNEGWFRTGDLGEVDASGNLYFKGRKKDVIATAAGLKIYPEDLEAALNTQPGVRDSVVIGIEGPLGPEPLAVLLMRDSGSEPEAVIKRANEQLSDYQQIRRWQVWQGMDFPRTALHKVRKREVLENLQALAPALPTVQLTPLVETVARVSGEVPARLDASANLTTDLKLDSLGRVELLSALEDRYQVELDEASFTAATTLGDVEKLVSERTAESSRPYPYPEWPRYLIIRWLRIGFLYAVILPLTRLFAWLRVRGKAQVREEQVPVLFIANHITMIDPVLVISALPGRFKRHLAIAMIGEMLRNWRYPPEGTHWLKRLFLRLPYALVLCFFNAFSLPQESGFRRSFTVAGRLMDAGYNLLVFPEGQRTQDGRLNPFMKGIGLLASKLNAQIIPIKISGLFELKKRNRYFALPGEITLTIGEPVRYEAGKSPDEITEDLQQRLAKL from the coding sequence ATGCGTGAAAATCTTTTAACTTTCCTTAGTGGTTACGAGGCGATGGGAGAGAAAACCGCCTTCGCGTATCGCCCGGATTTACGGATGGTGCGATGGTCAGGGCAGCGCATCGCGACAACCGCTTATCAATTTGCCAGAGAATTGGAAGCGCGAAGCATTGGTAAAGGAGACCATGTGCTTTTCTGGGCGGAGAATCGTCCCGAACTGGTGGCTGCCTTTTTCGGTTGTCTGCTGCGCGGGGTTGTCGTTGTGCCGCTTGATAAATTGAGCGCCCCGGATTTTGTCGCCCGCGTAGCCCAGCAGACTCAGCCTAAGTTGATGCTTTACAGCGGCAATCGGGGAAATATTTTTGATGTGAATATTCCCGCCATAAAAGTGAACGCACTAGCGGCAATGGTTGCACTGCATCACCCCTCGCCCTATCCCACAAGGGTTGTTAATGCCGATGAGATCGTCGAAATCATATACACATCGGGCACCACAGGTGAACCGAAAGGGGTGTGTCTCACGCACCGCAACCTGCTTGCCAGCCTGATGCCTTTGGAGCAATGGGCTGACGAGCATCGGCGGTGGGTGCGGTGGGTTCAACCTTTACGTTTTCTGAATCTGCTTCCCCTCAGCCATATTTTCGGTCAATTGATGGGACTATTTGTGCCACAGATTCTTCAGGCAGAAGTCCACTTTCTGGAGTCATTGAACCCTTCAGAAATTATCGAGACCATCAAGCACGAAAAAATATCCGCCCTCATCACGATTCCGCGCCTGCTGGAAACCCTGCGCGGTAAAATTGAGCGCGAGTGGGAAACGCAGGGTAAAACTGACAAATACAGAAAACTTTTATCAACAGCCGAAACCCGACACTTTCTCAGACGATGGTGGGCGTTTCGCAAAGTACGCGCGCTTTTCGGCTGGCGGTTCTGGGCAATCGTTTCCGGCGGCGCGACGTTAGACAAACAGACCGAGCGTTTCTGGCGCGGGCTGGGTTATCTGTTGGTTCAAGGTTATGGAATGACCGAGACCGCATCGCTCATCAGCTATAACGACCCCTTTCAAACCACTCTCGGATCAATCGGCACGAAACTGCCGGGCGTAGAAATCAAACTCGATGACAGCGGCGAAATTCTTGTGCGCGGCAACAACATCTCCCCCGGCTATTGGCGTCAAGGGGTAAGTTCGTTGACTGATAATGAAGGGTGGTTTCGCACGGGCGATCTTGGCGAGGTAGACGCATCGGGGAACCTCTATTTCAAAGGACGCAAGAAAGATGTTATTGCCACGGCTGCCGGATTGAAAATTTATCCCGAAGACCTCGAAGCCGCCCTCAATACGCAACCGGGAGTGCGCGACAGCGTGGTCATTGGTATTGAAGGACCGCTGGGTCCCGAACCGCTTGCCGTACTGCTGATGCGCGACTCTGGAAGCGAGCCGGAGGCGGTGATCAAACGTGCCAATGAACAATTGAGCGACTATCAACAAATTCGTCGCTGGCAGGTTTGGCAAGGGATGGATTTTCCGCGAACCGCGCTCCACAAGGTGCGCAAGCGGGAGGTTCTCGAAAATTTGCAAGCGCTGGCACCTGCGCTGCCTACGGTTCAACTGACGCCGCTTGTTGAAACCGTCGCCCGCGTGAGCGGCGAGGTTCCTGCTCGATTGGACGCATCGGCAAACCTCACGACAGACTTGAAACTTGATTCACTCGGTCGGGTGGAGTTGTTGAGCGCGCTTGAAGATCGTTATCAAGTGGAACTCGACGAAGCATCCTTTACCGCAGCCACCACATTGGGGGATGTCGAGAAACTGGTCAGTGAACGCACCGCCGAATCCTCGCGCCCGTATCCTTACCCGGAGTGGCCGCGCTATCTTATCATCCGCTGGCTGCGGATAGGCTTTCTTTATGCGGTAATCTTGCCGCTGACGCGGTTGTTTGCCTGGCTGCGTGTACGCGGCAAGGCGCAGGTGCGTGAAGAACAAGTGCCCGTGCTCTTTATTGCCAATCACATCACTATGATTGATCCCGTGCTGGTCATTTCCGCCTTGCCGGGACGTTTTAAAAGACACCTGGCAATTGCCATGATTGGCGAGATGCTGCGCAATTGGCGTTATCCTCCCGAAGGAACCCACTGGCTCAAACGCCTATTCTTGCGCCTGCCCTATGCTCTGGTGCTCTGTTTTTTCAATGCTTTTTCGCTCCCCCAGGAAAGCGGCTTTCGCAGAAGTTTTACGGTTGCCGGTCGCCTGATGGATGCGGGCTACAACCTGCTGGTATTTCCCGAAGGCCAGCGCACTCAGGATGGTCGCTTGAATCCCTTTATGAAGGGCATTGGATTATTAGCTTCAAAACTGAATGCTCAAATTATTCCCATAAAGATTAGTGGTCTCTTTGAATTGAAAAAGCGCAACCGCTATTTCGCCTTGCCCGGTGAGATTACTCTGACTATAGGAGAGCCGGTTCGCTACGAAGCAGGGAAGTCTCCCGACGAAATCACTGAAGATTTGCAGCAGCGTTTGGCGAAGCTTTAA
- the polX gene encoding DNA polymerase/3'-5' exonuclease PolX: MMNEEIADLFARMARVLALKGADRFRIIAYERAARSLRDLKEDITSIAREGKLDDIPGIGEDLAAMIEEYISTRHIRRYEKERRNVPDELLELMDIPGLGPKTLALLHQKFRINNLEDLKRVLDTQALLQLTGFGEKKVENLKRGIRLWLAAKARMPLGIALPLAEELLAEVRKIKLVERADLAGSLRRRCETIGDIDLLVLSGDSSKALLAFTQLPVIKQVIALGPTKATVIIEGGIQVDIRAVAKASYGAALQYFTGSKAHNIHLRLIAQERGLKINEYGIYRQKQKLGGKDEADVYRILDLGMMPPELREDRGEIEAALVKRLPTLIELSDLRGDLHAHTNYSDGRSTIEEMVDRASELGFEYLALTDHSPSARIAHGLDLKRLEKKIQEVETVRKKRGRRKPHILLGAEVDILADGKLDYSDEILSRFDVVTASIHSAFRQSRERLTGRLLDAIANPYVHIIGHPTTRLLGSREPVEFDFKRILQAAVETGTALEVNASPFRLDLTDIMARATQEAGVLLAINSDAHSAAQLEQICLGVFQARRGWVEAKTVVNTWELSRLRRWLQTRRNTKSP; encoded by the coding sequence ATGATGAATGAAGAGATAGCCGATTTATTCGCCAGGATGGCGCGAGTGCTTGCCCTTAAAGGCGCGGATCGCTTCCGCATAATTGCTTACGAGCGTGCCGCGCGCTCGTTGCGCGATTTGAAAGAAGACATTACTTCGATTGCGCGGGAAGGGAAGTTGGATGACATTCCGGGCATCGGGGAAGACCTCGCGGCAATGATTGAGGAATATATCTCCACACGCCACATCCGCCGCTATGAAAAAGAGCGCCGCAATGTGCCCGATGAGTTGCTTGAGTTGATGGACATTCCGGGGCTTGGACCAAAAACTCTGGCGCTGCTTCATCAAAAATTTCGCATCAACAATTTGGAAGATTTGAAGCGCGTTCTTGATACCCAGGCGTTGCTGCAACTCACGGGCTTTGGTGAAAAGAAAGTTGAAAATCTTAAGCGTGGTATCCGGCTGTGGCTCGCTGCCAAAGCGCGAATGCCCCTTGGCATCGCGCTTCCTCTCGCCGAAGAACTGCTAGCCGAGGTGCGCAAAATCAAGCTGGTTGAGCGGGCTGACTTAGCCGGTTCGCTGCGCCGTCGTTGCGAAACCATTGGTGATATAGATTTGCTGGTTCTCTCCGGCGATAGCTCGAAAGCGCTCCTTGCGTTTACCCAACTGCCTGTCATCAAACAGGTGATTGCGCTTGGTCCCACCAAAGCGACAGTGATCATTGAAGGCGGCATTCAAGTTGATATTCGCGCGGTGGCAAAAGCGTCTTATGGTGCGGCGCTGCAATATTTCACCGGCTCGAAAGCGCACAACATTCACCTGCGTCTGATCGCTCAAGAACGAGGGTTGAAAATTAACGAGTACGGCATCTACCGCCAAAAGCAAAAACTCGGAGGAAAAGATGAGGCAGATGTTTATCGCATACTCGACCTGGGGATGATGCCGCCGGAGTTGCGCGAAGATAGAGGCGAGATTGAAGCGGCGCTGGTCAAGCGACTTCCAACACTGATTGAGTTGAGTGATTTACGCGGCGACCTGCATGCGCATACCAATTATTCCGATGGTCGCTCAACGATTGAAGAAATGGTTGACCGCGCATCAGAACTGGGGTTTGAATACCTGGCACTGACAGACCATTCACCTTCGGCGCGCATTGCCCACGGGCTTGATTTGAAGCGCCTGGAAAAAAAGATTCAAGAGGTTGAAACGGTGCGCAAGAAGAGAGGGCGGCGCAAGCCACACATTCTGCTTGGCGCTGAAGTGGATATTCTCGCCGATGGCAAACTTGATTACAGTGACGAAATTCTTTCTCGCTTTGATGTGGTCACGGCATCCATACACAGCGCCTTTCGACAGAGCCGGGAGCGCCTGACCGGACGATTGCTGGATGCAATTGCCAATCCCTATGTTCACATTATCGGTCATCCCACAACACGACTACTCGGCAGCCGCGAGCCTGTGGAGTTTGATTTCAAGCGCATTCTGCAAGCCGCAGTCGAAACTGGCACAGCTCTGGAGGTGAATGCTTCTCCCTTCCGTCTCGACCTGACCGATATCATGGCAAGGGCGACACAGGAAGCGGGCGTGCTGCTGGCGATTAACTCTGACGCTCACAGTGCCGCTCAACTTGAACAGATATGCTTAGGCGTATTTCAAGCGCGGCGCGGCTGGGTTGAGGCGAAAACGGTTGTCAATACCTGGGAATTGAGCCGCTTGCGTCGCTGGCTGCAAACTCGCCGCAACACTAAATCACCCTGA
- a CDS encoding MTH1187 family thiamine-binding protein: MLVELSVFPLGRDTHLSGELGKILKIVDESGLPYLLTPSGTCIEGNWDDVMMLIKRCHEEARSYSSHVMTSIRVEDEEGASNKLTENITSVERVAGRRLKHN, translated from the coding sequence ATGTTAGTCGAACTTAGTGTTTTTCCGCTTGGGCGAGACACTCACCTTAGCGGTGAACTCGGCAAAATCCTGAAGATTGTGGATGAGAGTGGGCTTCCCTATCTGCTCACCCCTTCGGGCACCTGTATCGAAGGAAACTGGGATGATGTCATGATGCTTATCAAACGCTGCCATGAAGAGGCACGCTCTTACTCCAGCCATGTGATGACATCCATTCGTGTTGAAGATGAAGAAGGTGCGTCAAACAAGCTTACGGAAAACATTACGTCAGTAGAGCGGGTGGCAGGTCGCCGGCTCAAACACAATTAA